From Streptomyces sp. NBC_01551:
GCCCGCCGCCCCGGCCGCCGCCATCAGTGCGCACCGCCCAGGTTCAGCAGGACCACCCCCGCGATGACCAGCACCAGCCCCGCGATCTTCGCGGCGGTGGCCGCCTCGCCCATGAAGAGCATGCCGATCGCGGCGATGGCGGCGGTCCCGACCCCCGCCCATATCGCGTACGCGGTGCCGACCGACATCGACTTCAGCG
This genomic window contains:
- a CDS encoding multidrug efflux SMR transporter — translated: MPPYALLAAAIAAEVAGTTAMKYSDGFSKLWPSLGTVVGYLIAFTLLAQTLKSMSVGTAYAIWAGVGTAAIAAIGMLFMGEAATAAKIAGLVLVIAGVVLLNLGGAH